CTCTCTGGACATATAAAAAGGTCTGTCCGGAATACCTCCAAGGTCATCTGCCAGGAGTTCAAAATCAATTTCATTCGTTTGTCTGATGATGGTGCGTAAAGGGATTTCAGAGGAAAAGCGATCAGCCAAACGATTCACGGCCCGCCGAACTTCATCAATGGATACCGAAACAATTTCGTGCTGATGCTCTTCTTGCTGTTCGATCTTTGATGATTGCTTCTTTCTGAGAAACCCCATCCAATCATCCTCCTTCGGATACCATTCCTGTTGAAAAGCATACAATTAACCTGGGCGCAATCAAACAATGTCTATGTCTCACCATTTATTATACTACGATGGAGTGAATAATGAAATGAAACCACTGCCCGAATCGATTATTTACTGAAATTTGACTCTTCAAAGGCATACATCCAGAGCTGCTCATAATCATTTATCTTTTCAAAAATGGCATCATTGTATATACTTGACAGAACTACAAAAACAAAAGGATGACTTTTATGAAAAAAATCAGCCTATTCTCCATACTTATCCTGTTTTTACTTGCTCTGCCTGCATTCATCTGGATTTTTCAAGCAGATGAACTTTTTGAAGTGGCTATTATCAATAAAACTGCACCTGATGAATCCTACAGGGAACATCAGAGCATCAGCTGGCTGTTAAATCATTATCAGTATACTCAAACGGATGGCAGCCGGTATGAAACCGCACACGATTATTATGGATTTCTTCCGGATGAAGCCGAAGAAACTTTTTCGGTTCGTGATCTTCCAGATTCCTACGAAGGGACCGACCTGATCTATGTTGCGGATACATACGGGGTTTATGAAGAAGATCTCCCCTGGACAGAAGGGACTCAAGAAGATAATCCAGGCCCGCCATCACTGGTCTATGGCGGTTTCGAACGTGAGGAATGGGATGCTGTGAAAGCCGGAGTTACCCAGCATGAAGCTGATTTAATCATGGAATTCAACAGTTTCGCATCCCCGACTCCCTCCGACGTTCGTGATGATATCACCGACTTTTTACGTGTGGAATGGCAAGGATGGATCGGTCGGTACTTCACTACTCTCGACAAGCAGTCGGGTGAAATTCCCGGGTGGATCACGACGCGTTACGAAACGGCTGGCAATGAATGGACTTATGAGGGAGAAGGGTTTGTTCTGATCCATGAATTTAATGAAGAAATCGTGGTACTTGCTGATGAGAACGAGGACTTACACGATACATCCATCCGGCTCTTATTTACGGAAGCCGGCATCAATCAATTCGGGCTCTTTGACAGTCCGTCTTACCCCTATTGGTTTGACATTCTCGAAGCTGATCACGAAGAGGAGGTCCTCGCTCATTATTCATGGGATCTGACAGAGCAGGGACAAACCAAACTCGACGAGCATGGCATTCCTTCAACATTTCCAGCTGTCTTACACCATCAAAAAGACCGTGCGCAGGTCTATTATTTTGCAGGCGACTTTGCAGACATTGCAGAAGTCCCCCGTTTTTATCAGTATAAGGGCTATGCATCCATTCGTTCCCTGCTTTCAAACGAAACAATCGATCCCGAGACAAATTTCTTCTGGAAGACGTACCTGCCGATGATGAGAACTATTTTGGCATATCTCAGTGAACAGCCTGAAGAAGACAGCACATCCGACGAGCCTGATGCAGACGTGGAACAGGCAGATCTAAACGGCCTCTCCTATCCTGCAAGGGTCAATGATCAGGCGTTTGAAATTTATGAGGATGGCGATTGGAATCCTTTCACGTTCAAGGGGATCAATATCGGGATGGCAAAACCCGGATCGTTTCCGGGAGAAGCTGCAATTTCAAGAGAAGAGTATGACCGCTGGTTCGAACAGATTGGTGAGATGCATGTGAACGTCATCCGGAATTATACGTTACATCCGCCTGCTTTTTATGAATCATTGTATGACTATAACCAGCAGGCGGACGAACCGATCTACCTCCTTCATGGCGTTTGGATTGATGAAGAGCCGCTTGAGGAGACACTGGACGCATTTACACCTGAGATTGTTGACGAATTCCAACATGAAATGGAGACGATTGTCGATGTGATCCACGGAAATGCCACAGTTGAACCGGAGCCCGGTCACGCTTCCGGTAACTACACCAGAGACATCTCCCCTTACGTGATTGGTTGGGTGTTGGGGATCGAGTGGTATCCGGTCATGGTGGATCAGATGCTTATGGACTACCCTGATCTGGGGGATTTCTCCGGCAGTCATATCATTACGGACAATGCAGAACCGATGGAACACTGGATGGCCCAGCAGTTTGACCATCTGATGGACTACGAAATGTCCGAATACAGCAGCATGCGGCCGCTCAGTTTTACCAACTGGGTGACTACAGATAATCTTGACCAGCCCGCCGAGCCTAGCCTGGAAGAAGATATGGCAACTGTTGATCCAAATCACATCAAACCGAAAGATTATGCAGAAGAGGTCGGGATGTTCGCATCTTATCACGTCTATCCGTATTACCCGGATTTTTTGAATATTGAAGAAGACTATACAGAATTTATCGACCACAGAGGTGAACCAAATAATTACGCCGGGTATCTCCAGGACTTACATGCGTCTCATGACATACCCGTCCTGATCGCTGAGTTCGGCATCCCTGCATCCCGGGGACTGACACATCGAAATCCATTCGGATGGAACCAGGGCTTTATGTCAGAATCTGAGCAAGGAGAAATTCTTACCCGGTTGTACGAAGACATTATCGAAGAAGGGATGCTCGGGGGACTCATTTTCACCTGGCAGGATGAATGGTTTAAACGAACGTGGAATACGATGGATTATGATAATCCTGACAGACGTCCCTACTGGTCAAATGCACAGACAAACGAGCAGCATTTTGGCTTACTGAGTTTTGATCGCTTGAAGGTGAACGTCAACGGGCAAGATGACTGGACCGATGGTCAGACCATTACAGACAAACCCAACGGCAGATTAACATCTTTGACAGTCGATCACGATGAACGCTACCTGTACCTGAAGTCGTCAATCGATGACATGGATGATGCCTTTTGGGATGATCATCAATTCGAAATCTTTTTCAGTGTCCGTGAAAATGAGGGCATTGCTGTCGACTTGAACGATGAAGGAGAATCGATGGCTGCAGACTTTCATTTAACTATCGAGGATGATACGAACGCAGATCTCAAAATAGCCGGTAACTATGACACTTTTCTGTATGACTACCATGAAGAAAGTGCTCTGACTTCGGAAATGGCATCGATTGATGAAACGTTCCACCCGATTCGTCTCGCCTTAAACCGTGAGCAAACCCGGCCGGATACAGGTGAAATCCTGCCCTTCGAGTATTATGAAGCCGGTGAACTGCGTTTTGGGATTGGCGATCCGGACCACAGGGAATACGACTCACTGTCAGACTACTATTATGCTGAAGATACAGGCATTCTCGAAATCCGGATTCCATGGATGCTCCTGAACGCCAGGGACCCAAGTCAAAAGGAATTTGTCGGTGATTTATGGAACGAGGGAACAGCCTCATCCCTGACTGTCGATGGCATCGACCTCTTTGCCGTTATCTCCTCAGATGGGGAACCCGTTGACTCATCCTTGACTGTAAAACGATACGGTTGGGACGATTGGGATTTACCGGAATACGAAGAGCGCTTGAAAGAATCCTACTTCATGGTTCAAGAACTTTTTTCGGGCATGAATGATTCATTGGAATAAGAGATACAGATATCCGTGGATCTGAACGGTCCTTCAGATGCCTGCTTTAATGCAAATCTGATCAAATGAAAGAAGACCGCTGTCTCATTGAGAGATGCACGGTCTTCTTTCTGTTACCAAACAATGACGCTTCATCCATTGTTCTCCGAAATTCCTTTTCGGTTCATCTGACCCCATTCAGCATTCTTTTTAAGCGTCAGGATGAGTCCTTCACAACGCCACAGCACCATCATCGGCCTGTACCAGAACGTCTCCGTTAATGCCCATGCGAAGAGTGTCACGACACTTTTTCCATCAGGGTATTTATGATAGGTCCATTCCTCGAGCAGCACAGCCAGTGATGACAGGAGTGAACCATACATCACGGTTACGAGAAACATCACGGATGCAACTTCGAGTGAAATAAATGAGAATAAAAGACCAAATACAAGAATGAAATAGCCAAGCAGTTCGAAAACTGAACTGAGCAATTCTACAAACAGATAGTAGGGCAAGGAGAACAGCCCGATCCCTTTGTATTTCGGGTTGAACATCATTCGCTTATGCGTCCATAAAGTTTCTGCAAGACCCCGCTGCCAGCGCTTTCTTTGTGAGCGGAGGGACGAGACGCTCGATGGCGCCTCTGTCCAGCAGACCGGATCCTGAATATATTCGATCCGCTGATCTGACTTTTCATCTTTGATGGAACGATGCATGCGGACGATCAGTTCCATATCTTCGCCGACGGTATCCCGGTTATAGCCGCCTACTTTAATCACTCTGTTTTTTTCAAAGACACCGAACGCTCCGGAAATAATCAAGAGTATATTCATTCGGCTGAGTCCCAGACGGCCGATGAGGAACGCACGGAAATATTCAATGATCTGCATGATAACTATCGGCTGCCGTGGTAAGTTGATTTTTTCAATCTGACTTCGGACAATCGTCGAGCCGTTGGCAATTCTCACCGTCCCTCCCGTAGCGGTTACCTGGCCGTTTGAATCGATGATCGGTTTCATCGTCTTTAACAGAGCGTCCCGATCGAGAATCGAATCGCCGTCGATTGCTGAGAAATACGGGTAGCTGGAAAAATTGATGCCTGCATTCAGTGCATCTGCCTTCCCGCCGTTTTCCTTGATAATCAAGAACAGCTGTGGATACAGGTCTGACTGATAGGCACTTTGAACAGGTTCAGTCTCAAAATATTTCCGTCTGGCCAAGTCGATTTTTTTCATGGAGAACTGGCTGATCACATTTTCACTGGTGGAATCTTTTGAGCCATCATCAATGACGATGACCTCATATTGCGGATAATTGAGTCCGAGCATTGACCTGACTGTGCTGACAATACCCACTTCTTCGTTGTATGCCGGAACAAGAACAGAGACCGGAAAAGTATCTTGATTGATCGCCACTTCCTCAATCTGTTCCATCCGGTTTAATTTACTCTCTTTTTTTACACGTGGTCCGGCAATCAAAAACAAAACGATATATGTAACACCGACAAAAATCATATAGAAGATGATGACATACGCAAGGACTTGCATGATCAATGCTATGCTGTCTGCCACGTTACATCCCCCCTTTCATCGTCAGGGTTTGTTTCGCCATGTCCCGCGCATAGCTGTCTTCATGTCCGGAAACAATGGAATGAAGGATGTCTTCCCCGCCTGGATTGATTTTGATTGCTTCGCATGCTGCAAAGCGAACCCACCAGGTTGAATCACCCGCGAGCCGGATGAGATCGCTGATATATTCCTCAAGATTCATAATCCCTGAAAGCCTTGCTGCATACATGCGCTCTTCCCAGTATTCAGATGAAAAAAATGCTTTTATGCTGTTCGTATCCGAGGTGTACTGATAATTGCATAAGCTCCGGAACGCTTTTAAGCGGATTTCCTTTCGGTCATCCTCAATTTTCCGCTCGACGAATCGCATGAATTCATAATTCCTGGATTCCCCGCAGTATGAAATAAAAGCTTCTTCAATGACTTGCGGGACGTCTGTGTCACCGTCTTCGATCAACGACACAAGGTATTCGAAAGATCCCGAATTCAATCGTCGCAGGAGCTCCTTAATCAGTCCGAGGGATATATCCTGTTCCTGGATTAAATAATCAATCAACCGTTCATCCTGAAAGCTGGCAAGTACGCGCAGCGTCTGACGATATTCTTCATCCTTATTCTGGATCTTAGTCAGGTGTTGCCAGACTTGTCCGCTTACATTGGTCATCTTGAAATCCTCTATAAAATAGAGGGTATTGACACGGTCCGCCCATTTGCCTTTTAGAAGGGTTGTCTCATAACGTTCAGACAAATGTGACTGAGCGATCCTTTGAATATTACTCAGCTGTTCGGGGTCTGATGAATTACCGGAGACCTCATTCAGAATTCTTTCCAGTATTTCTTTTTTCAGATCCCCCGACTCAGGGAGTCTGGGTTCATGCATATGTTCACCTGAGATGAACGACAAATAGGCAGACAGGTTCTTCGTAAAATATTTTTCAACTTTTGCTTCAAATCGTTTTGCTTTCGATTTCTTATACAGGATATACACTAACACGAGAACCTGAATGACAAATAACAGAACAGCTGTCACAGCAGCGACTTGGATCATATGCGGTTCAGCCTTTCAAATAATCGATCAAGCCTGATGGCTACCTCTTTTACGTTAAATGGTTTGATCATGTAATCATCCGCACCCAAAGTCAGTGCACGGGCTACCTCTCCTTCTCCTTTTCGACCGGTCAACATGGATATCACAATGTTCTCCTCACCATACGTATTCCTGACGTTTTGCAGTGCTTCGATCCCATCCATTTTAGGCATAATGCCATCGAGTAAAACCACATACTGATTTCCTTTCTCATACCAGTCCCCTTCGACAAACGAAAGCCCATCAGTGTATGATTTAACAGCAATCGGACGCCCTGAAATGGACTTCCTTCTCGTAAAATGGTGTGTCAGCATTTCCCTGACTACCCGGTCATCATCCACAATGATCAAGGTTACGACATCTTTCATTTGTGCCTCTGACGTTGCGTCGGCACTTTTCAATGTGATATTCCCACCACGTTTCCTGGCCAGGTTGAGCGCTTGTTCTGCCCTCTCCACCATTCTTTTCTGATGTTCATTGACATCGTTCACTTCAACCACACCTGCAGAAAATGTCGGTTTGATCTGAGCAATTTCAGAAGGCAGATTCGTTTCACAAAAGGTTTTACGAAAGTGCTCTATTCGATCAATTGCTTCTTTTTCTGTCGTATCCGGGAATAGAATAGCAAATTCCCCTCTGTAACGGCCGATTACGTCTTTTTTATGTTTAATCTGCTTAAATCGCTCAACGAATCCTTTTAAGACATCATCACCAGCCATATACCCGTATTCCTGATTGATCAGATGAAGATGATCCAGACTCAGCATGGAGACGGTGTAGCGTTCAATCTGATTTTGATGCAAGCCCTCGTGTAATTTACTTAATTCATGTTCCATTTTGTTTCGGTTAAATGCTCCGGTTAATTCATCAATTGTCGTTCTGTTTTGCATCACCCGGCGGAACTCAATGCGATTTTGAATATATGTACGCCAAACATTCAAATTCATGGTCTTTTCCATGACATCTTGTACTCCGAGGTCATAGGCAGTTTTCCGACGGTCATCGTTCAGGTTATCACTGACTGCGACAAGCGGAATCAGTTCACGCAATGTCCGATCCTTGAGCTGTGTAAATGCTGTCAGCTCAATTTTGTCAAGCATTGTAAAATCCAGTATCAACAATTCAGGTTCCAGATGATCCAGTAATTCCATGCCTTTTTCGATCGTAACTGCAATCATCACCTGAAATCCATGACGTTCGAGGTCATCTTTGAAGGTAGTCACAAATGCCATATCCTGATGAATCATGAGAACCATCGGCATGGTTTCTATCTCAACCTCAGGTATTTTATTTGTTACTTCGCCGCTGTTCTGTTGGGGAGGTTGTTTCATGTCGCGATTATCTTCTTTTAATGCCTCTTGTAAATCGGACAGGAGCGGCTTCCACTCTGATTCTTTTAATCTCGTGTTGCCTGTTTCATCAAATGATGCCTCTTTTATTTCTGCTTGTTCCTGAACTGCAGTCAGACCGATCGTTCCTGCAGTGCCTTTCAGGCTGTGCAGGAACCGGTACATATCAGATTCCTTTACGGTTCGCTGTTCTTTCCAATCGTTCGATTTATTCTCCAACTGATTGGTCATCATCTTCACGTATTTTTCCATCACTTGTTCCACCACCCTTATGTTGAATGGAATATTTGTGAATGCATATGGAAATCATCTATTCACCATATTTCCCCTCTTAAAATCAGTCATACTATCATTTCCCATTTACTGTTTACTATTACCTGTTCCCTTTATTCATAAACGAAAAATCAATAGCTCACAATGTGTCCAACAAGAAATATTATACTCCTTATTCAGAAAAAAGCACCCGCTCATTTTTTGGCATGAGCGGGTAGATCTCTAATGTAAAAACAGAGCTCCGTATATAAGTGCCATTAAAATGACGTAAGCCGGGTGAACTTTCCTCATTTCCAGCAGGATATAGCTCACACCCATTATCAGAAATGTTTGTATCCATCCGCTCTCGTCAAAGGAATCCCCAACAAACCGAAGTGTCATCACACCAAGAAGAACGGCAATCGTCGGTCTGACAATTGCAGACATCTGTTTTACTTTTGGTGAGTCCTTGTATTTCATCAACAGGCTGATTAAAGCGATCATCAAAATCAATGACGGGATCACCATGGCAAATAACGCAACGGACGCACCGAGAATTCCCGCTTCCTGAAAACCGACAAAGCCGGCCATTTTGGTTGCAATTGGACCAGGGAGTGCATTACCTGCGGCAATCATCTCCGCAAACTCCCCGCTGGTCATCCAGCCATAACGGTGAACCACTTCATATTCCACCAGTGGAATGGCAGCCGGTCCCCCACCATAGCCGAGTACCCCAGGTAATAAAAAGGCAAGGAACAGTTCCCAATAAATCATGAGGATTCACCACCTTTTTGTGCGCCTGTCGGCTTGGTGAGTACATAAATAATCAGGGCAGCAATGATGACTGCCGGATGAAGGCCCAACGTCTGAATCAACAGCACAGAGATGACAATCAGAAACGTGACTTTTAACCAGCCCAGATCCTTATTCGATTTCTCAATAAAACTCCAGGTCAAAACCCCGAGAAGGACGGCAACGACAGGGATCACGCCCCGCGTCATGCCCTGGACCCAGTCCAGATCCCTGAAAGTGCTCAGTGTCGTGAGAAGAATGATCATCAAGATCACCGTCGGCAATACCGAAGCGACCAGAGCATTCAGCATACCGCCAATACCGGAAACCCGGTAACCTACATAGCCGGCAAGCTTCGTTGCAATCGGACCCGGCAACGTATTTCCCATGGCGAGCATATCGGAAAATTCATCGTCGGTCATCCACTTATAGTTTTCCACCACTTCTTTTTGAACAAGGGGTATGGCGGCCGGTCCACCGCCATATCCGAGAAGGCCAACCCGCAGGAAGGCCAGAAATATATGTTTATGAGTCATGAGATCTTCACCTTTCTTCCAAACATTGATCAGTAAACGGCAATCGCTCCATCGGTCCTCGATTCCGTTCCACCGGCAAGAACTCCTGTTTCAGGGTCCCGCCAGATGATCTGACCCCGTCCGAAAGCCCCGTCGTGCGGTGCGATCTCCACCTGGTGCCCCCGTCTTAAGAGTCCTCTTACAATATGTTCAGGGACGGTATGCTCCAATTGCACGGTCTTTCCTTTTATCCACTGCCATCTTGGTGCATCCAGGGCAGCCTGGGGATTCAGCTTGAAGTCGACGGTATTCATGACCATTTGCATATGGCCCTGCGGCTGCATAAATCCGCCCATCACACCAAACGGTCCCACAGCTTGATGATCCTTGGTCATAAAGCCTGGAATGATCGTATGAAACGTCCGCTTACCCGGGACGAGTGCATTGTCATGATCCGGATTGAGACTGAAGTTATGACCGCGGTTTTGCAGAGCAATGCCCGTGTCCGGAATCACGATCCCGGATCCGAATCCCATGTAGTTACTCTGAATAAAGGACACCATATTGCCTTCCCCATCGGCGGTTGCGAGATAAACGGTGCCGCTTGACGACGGATCACCCGGTTGTGGTTCCATCGCCATGTTCGTGATCTCGGAACGACGTTCAATGGCGTATGCATCACTCAGCATATCTTCCACTTTCTGCTTCATGTGCTTCTCTTCGGTAATGTAATGCAGCCCATCGGTAAAGGCCTGTTTCATCGCTTCAATCTGGTAGTGGAACGTCTGGTCCGTGTCCCTCGAACCG
This Salisediminibacterium beveridgei DNA region includes the following protein-coding sequences:
- a CDS encoding DUF3939 domain-containing protein, producing the protein MGFLRKKQSSKIEQQEEHQHEIVSVSIDEVRRAVNRLADRFSSEIPLRTIIRQTNEIDFELLADDLGGIPDRPFYMSRETYEVFEDQELPGYIDRCQIAVDQYVLETGSEPVMPNDPARRINFQKLKHYLSDPPPFELYLHPVDRMVTHRKPA
- a CDS encoding diguanylate cyclase domain-containing protein, with amino-acid sequence MEKYVKMMTNQLENKSNDWKEQRTVKESDMYRFLHSLKGTAGTIGLTAVQEQAEIKEASFDETGNTRLKESEWKPLLSDLQEALKEDNRDMKQPPQQNSGEVTNKIPEVEIETMPMVLMIHQDMAFVTTFKDDLERHGFQVMIAVTIEKGMELLDHLEPELLILDFTMLDKIELTAFTQLKDRTLRELIPLVAVSDNLNDDRRKTAYDLGVQDVMEKTMNLNVWRTYIQNRIEFRRVMQNRTTIDELTGAFNRNKMEHELSKLHEGLHQNQIERYTVSMLSLDHLHLINQEYGYMAGDDVLKGFVERFKQIKHKKDVIGRYRGEFAILFPDTTEKEAIDRIEHFRKTFCETNLPSEIAQIKPTFSAGVVEVNDVNEHQKRMVERAEQALNLARKRGGNITLKSADATSEAQMKDVVTLIIVDDDRVVREMLTHHFTRRKSISGRPIAVKSYTDGLSFVEGDWYEKGNQYVVLLDGIMPKMDGIEALQNVRNTYGEENIVISMLTGRKGEGEVARALTLGADDYMIKPFNVKEVAIRLDRLFERLNRI
- a CDS encoding glycosyltransferase family 2 protein; protein product: MQVLAYVIIFYMIFVGVTYIVLFLIAGPRVKKESKLNRMEQIEEVAINQDTFPVSVLVPAYNEEVGIVSTVRSMLGLNYPQYEVIVIDDGSKDSTSENVISQFSMKKIDLARRKYFETEPVQSAYQSDLYPQLFLIIKENGGKADALNAGINFSSYPYFSAIDGDSILDRDALLKTMKPIIDSNGQVTATGGTVRIANGSTIVRSQIEKINLPRQPIVIMQIIEYFRAFLIGRLGLSRMNILLIISGAFGVFEKNRVIKVGGYNRDTVGEDMELIVRMHRSIKDEKSDQRIEYIQDPVCWTEAPSSVSSLRSQRKRWQRGLAETLWTHKRMMFNPKYKGIGLFSLPYYLFVELLSSVFELLGYFILVFGLLFSFISLEVASVMFLVTVMYGSLLSSLAVLLEEWTYHKYPDGKSVVTLFAWALTETFWYRPMMVLWRCEGLILTLKKNAEWGQMNRKGISENNG
- a CDS encoding HEAT repeat domain-containing protein, translating into MIQVAAVTAVLLFVIQVLVLVYILYKKSKAKRFEAKVEKYFTKNLSAYLSFISGEHMHEPRLPESGDLKKEILERILNEVSGNSSDPEQLSNIQRIAQSHLSERYETTLLKGKWADRVNTLYFIEDFKMTNVSGQVWQHLTKIQNKDEEYRQTLRVLASFQDERLIDYLIQEQDISLGLIKELLRRLNSGSFEYLVSLIEDGDTDVPQVIEEAFISYCGESRNYEFMRFVERKIEDDRKEIRLKAFRSLCNYQYTSDTNSIKAFFSSEYWEERMYAARLSGIMNLEEYISDLIRLAGDSTWWVRFAACEAIKINPGGEDILHSIVSGHEDSYARDMAKQTLTMKGGM
- a CDS encoding chromate transporter, encoding MTHKHIFLAFLRVGLLGYGGGPAAIPLVQKEVVENYKWMTDDEFSDMLAMGNTLPGPIATKLAGYVGYRVSGIGGMLNALVASVLPTVILMIILLTTLSTFRDLDWVQGMTRGVIPVVAVLLGVLTWSFIEKSNKDLGWLKVTFLIVISVLLIQTLGLHPAVIIAALIIYVLTKPTGAQKGGESS
- a CDS encoding chromate transporter, with protein sequence MIYWELFLAFLLPGVLGYGGGPAAIPLVEYEVVHRYGWMTSGEFAEMIAAGNALPGPIATKMAGFVGFQEAGILGASVALFAMVIPSLILMIALISLLMKYKDSPKVKQMSAIVRPTIAVLLGVMTLRFVGDSFDESGWIQTFLIMGVSYILLEMRKVHPAYVILMALIYGALFLH